The Opitutales bacterium region CTTTGGTTGTGACTGTTTTTCTCAAATGAGCCCGATTGATATCATAATCGTCTCCGGATACCTACTGACCGTTGTAGGAGTCGGGGTGTATGCCGGCCGGCGGGATCGGACTTCCGATGAGTTTTTTGTCGCGGGGCGGCAGGTGCCGTGGTGGGCGGTGTTGGGCTCGCTGGTGGCGACTGAGGTCAGCGCGGCGACGTTCTTGGCCGTGCCGGGCGTTGGGTTCTCTGAGAACATGAATTATCTCCAGATGGGGATAGGCTCGATCTTAGCCCGTTTCTTTGTGGCGGGTGTCTTTGTTGCGGCATTTTATCGAGCAGGGTGTGTGAGTATCTATGAATTTCTTGGTCAACGTTTTGGGCCATTGAGCCAGAAAACGGGATCGTTTTTATTTTTACTCACTCGTTTGTTAGCATCGGGAGTGCGACTCATGATTGCTGCGAGTGGGCTGAGTATCATTTTGGGTATTCCGTTGGAGTGGAGTATCCCAGGTTTTGTCTTACTGGCGCTCATTTATACTGGGGCTGGTGGCATCCGGGCCGTGATTTGGACAGACTGCATTCAGGCGATTGTCTTTATTTCGGCGGGCTTTGCTGTACTGACCTATTTGCTCAACACGGTGGGCTGGGAGGCGTTTTCGAGTATCGCCTCAGAAGCCGGTCGCTTTGAGATACTGCGTTTTACTCCTGTCGAAGAAGGGTTCGCAGCCTGGTTCAGTCATGCCAATGTCCTCTGGCTGGCATTGGGTTTTGGTTTTATCCAGACCACAGCTGCTTTGGGTACGGACCAGGATTTGACTCAGCGCCTTTTGGCTGCTCGGAGTGCACAGCAGGCGCAGCGCAGCTTGATACTCAGCGGTTTTATTGCAATGCCGATTGCAGCGTTGTTCCTCATGGTAGGCATTGGACTCTTCGCGTATGCTCAGACTGCCGAAGTCCAGGCATTGCTAGCACTCGAAGGGGGGAATGATGCATTCCCAACCTTCATTTCTGAACTCGCTCCAGCTGGGCTCAGAGGTTTGTTATTGGCGGGTGTTTTAGCTGCAGCCATGTCGAGCTTGGATTCGGCAATGGCTGCGCTGAGTTCTTCCGCGATTAAGGACTTCATTGAACCATTTAGAAAGGAAGGGCCAAATGCTGCGCCAATCCGGTTATCAAGAGCTATGACTCTAGTCTTCGCCCTTTTTCTTGGTTTGATTGCTTGGTTATTAGGTGAGACAGGGGAGGAGTTTCTCTGGCTGGCTTTTCAGGTCAGTAGCGTGACCTACGGTGCTCTGCTTGGCTTATTCCTCCTCGGTGTCAGTAAACAAGGGTCGGCGATGGACCGGGGTAATATGATCGCTGCCTGTATCGCCGTGCTGCTAACAGGGACTTTCCTGGTGTTGATCAAGGTTGAGGTCATTGGCCTGGCCTGGACCTGGTTGATCGTCATCGGCACCGGGACGACCTATTTTTTGGCTTCTCTCTTTGCGTTTTTGTCCAAAAAAGAGCGGCTTGATCCTTGAAGGTGCTTTGTGTAATCCTGGTAATTTATGGGACACGTTTACGCTGAAATCGAATTATCGAATCCACGGCAGGATGCTTTAAGTCCTGTAATCGTGAATGCGTTGGCAGATACGGGTGCGCTCACTCTGTGTATTCCCGAGCATGTTGCGATACAGTTGGAATTACAGCAGGAGTCGTTGCGAGAAGTTACCGTTGCAGACGGCCGCAGAAAGAGTGTGCCCTATGTGGGGCCAATCAGGGTGTCACTATTGGGGCGATCTTGTTTCGTAGGTGCTTTGGTGCTGGGCGACGAAACTCTTTTAGGCGCGGTTCCTATGGAAGATATGGACTTGATTGTGAATCCAGGTAGGCGATCCATTACAGTCGACCCAAAGAGTCCAAATATTCCCCATGCGAAGGTAAAATAGTGGTTTGTTGCTGCGCGTATGATGCTTTTGCCCCAACCCCAGAAAGTATTGATTTGGCAGGGTTATTGTAAGTTAAATGAGCCAGAATGTCAGACAGACATTTCATCGAAGAAACTTAGACCGGAAGCTTACCGTCTCGAGATCACTGAGTCGGCTATTGTCATTGAAGCCGGAGATGCTGCCGGATTGTTCTATGGCCGACAGACTTTGTCTCAGATTCAGAAGCAATATCCTGAGGCTTTGCCCTGCCTGGTGATTGAAGACGCACCGGCTTTTAAGGAGCGAGGATATATGCTGGATGTCAGTCGTTGTCGGGTGCCTACGATGGCGACGATGCGCCACTTCATCGATTTGTTATCTAGCTTTAAATATAACCAGCTTCAGCTCTACACTGAACACACCTTTGCCTATGTGGGACATGAAGCTGTGTGGCGTGATAGCAGTCCCTTTACTGCTGAAGAGATTCATGAATTAGATGCGTATTGTCGCGATCGCTTTATTGAGTTGGTGCCTAATCAGAATTCCTTCGGGCATTTTGAACGTTGGTTGAAGCACCCGGAGTATCACCATTTGGCCGAATGTCCTGAGGGCTTTGTACATCCGATCAGTCGGGTTAAAAAGACGGTGGGGAGCACGCTTTGCCCGACACCCGAGTCTCTGGATCTAGTGCGCGGGCTCTATGATCAATTGATGCCTTGCTTTTCGAGTGGAAAATTCAATGTGGGTTGCGATGAGCCTTGGGAATTGGGGCAAGGGAAGAGCCGTCGATTGTTCCCTGGCAAGTCGCGCGCCGATCTATTTTTTGGTTTTCTTAAACAAATTGGTGGGGAAACACAAAGGCGCGGTAAGGAAATGTATTTCTGGGCTGATGCAGCGTTGGAGCATCCCGATCGCCTGGATGAGATACCGGAGAATGCAGTTGCTGTTCTGTGGGGCTATGAGGCCGATCATCCGTTTGACGAACAATGCGGCTGTTTGCGCGAAGCCGGGATACCTTTTGTGGTAGCTCCGGGTGATAGCACCTGGCTGAGCTATACCGGTCGCTATGGCCTGGCTGAACAGAACATTCCGCAAGCGGCTGATGCTGCCATGAAGCATGGCGCTCGTGGTCTGTTGCTGACCCACTGGGGTGATCAAGGCCATGCTCAGCCCTGGCCGACGCTGCTTCCCGGTCTTGTTTTAGGAGCCGGTCGATTTTGGAATTCAGAGGTTAGCGTAGATGTGGTGGCAGCGCTCGATCAATTTGTGTTCGAAGATACGGCGGGGGTGCTGGGTTCGTGGCTCTGTGATATCGGACGCTTGGATGAACGCCTAGGAACGCGTCGGTTCAATCGCAGTTTGCTCTACTCAAGACTGCGCGAATCACCGTTTTCGAATGATTTGGAGGAACTGGGTATTCGTTTAGATCTATCTACTTTTAGGGAAGAGCTGAGCCGTTTGGACGCCGACTTAGAATCCATCGATTTGCGCTGCCAGGATGCGGAGAAAATTATGGAGGAGCTTGGGCTGATTTTGGCTCTGCTCGGAAGCAAGCATGCCGATGCCTCGCTGAGGGAACGGTACGCGAGAGTCTGGTTCCGACGCTTTCGGGACGGTGGGCTGGCAGAAAGTATGGATGGGTTTCTCTAGGACACCCTGCCTTTCAATTGACGGAAACTGTTTGGGAGATACGAGCGGCGGCGACAAAGCACCGCCCCCAAGAAAGTTTGAGGCGATTGTCGGGTATGCTCCGTGGTGACTTGGAATTGGCGGATTATGCTTAAT contains the following coding sequences:
- a CDS encoding sodium/solute symporter (Members of the Solute:Sodium Symporter (SSS), TC 2.A.21 as described in tcdb.org, catalyze solute:Na+ symport. Known solutes for members of the family include sugars, amino acids, nucleosides, inositols, vitamins, urea or anions, depending on the system.), which translates into the protein MSPIDIIIVSGYLLTVVGVGVYAGRRDRTSDEFFVAGRQVPWWAVLGSLVATEVSAATFLAVPGVGFSENMNYLQMGIGSILARFFVAGVFVAAFYRAGCVSIYEFLGQRFGPLSQKTGSFLFLLTRLLASGVRLMIAASGLSIILGIPLEWSIPGFVLLALIYTGAGGIRAVIWTDCIQAIVFISAGFAVLTYLLNTVGWEAFSSIASEAGRFEILRFTPVEEGFAAWFSHANVLWLALGFGFIQTTAALGTDQDLTQRLLAARSAQQAQRSLILSGFIAMPIAALFLMVGIGLFAYAQTAEVQALLALEGGNDAFPTFISELAPAGLRGLLLAGVLAAAMSSLDSAMAALSSSAIKDFIEPFRKEGPNAAPIRLSRAMTLVFALFLGLIAWLLGETGEEFLWLAFQVSSVTYGALLGLFLLGVSKQGSAMDRGNMIAACIAVLLTGTFLVLIKVEVIGLAWTWLIVIGTGTTYFLASLFAFLSKKERLDP
- a CDS encoding clan AA aspartic protease — its product is MGHVYAEIELSNPRQDALSPVIVNALADTGALTLCIPEHVAIQLELQQESLREVTVADGRRKSVPYVGPIRVSLLGRSCFVGALVLGDETLLGAVPMEDMDLIVNPGRRSITVDPKSPNIPHAKVK
- a CDS encoding family 20 glycosylhydrolase codes for the protein MMLLPQPQKVLIWQGYCKLNEPECQTDISSKKLRPEAYRLEITESAIVIEAGDAAGLFYGRQTLSQIQKQYPEALPCLVIEDAPAFKERGYMLDVSRCRVPTMATMRHFIDLLSSFKYNQLQLYTEHTFAYVGHEAVWRDSSPFTAEEIHELDAYCRDRFIELVPNQNSFGHFERWLKHPEYHHLAECPEGFVHPISRVKKTVGSTLCPTPESLDLVRGLYDQLMPCFSSGKFNVGCDEPWELGQGKSRRLFPGKSRADLFFGFLKQIGGETQRRGKEMYFWADAALEHPDRLDEIPENAVAVLWGYEADHPFDEQCGCLREAGIPFVVAPGDSTWLSYTGRYGLAEQNIPQAADAAMKHGARGLLLTHWGDQGHAQPWPTLLPGLVLGAGRFWNSEVSVDVVAALDQFVFEDTAGVLGSWLCDIGRLDERLGTRRFNRSLLYSRLRESPFSNDLEELGIRLDLSTFREELSRLDADLESIDLRCQDAEKIMEELGLILALLGSKHADASLRERYARVWFRRFRDGGLAESMDGFL